AACCCTTTCCAACCGTTCCGCCAGGGACAAGAGTAACCCCGTCGGCTTAGTATCTTTCAAAAAAACATGGTAATTTAGTTCAAAAAGTCTTATACTGTATTTACCTGAATGTGCTAACTAGCACGCTTAACGTTCTTGAAATTTTCCTTAAGTTGAAGATCCAAACGTCTCAACACGCTTGGGTCTTCTTTCATTTGTCTAGAAATCTCTAATACTTCTCTAGCTGTCATCATTTTGCATGCTGATAATAGATAACTCATCCACTCACCTCCACTCGATATTGAACAGAATCCCTTTTGAACTTTTCCAACTTAGAAATTAACTCAACCGCATCTATTAATTCGTCGTAACTCCATCCTGCTTCTTTCGCCAACTCCAATAGATCAGTAGCATTTTTGATCATTTTGATTTCCCCTTTCAGTTTGTAGGATTTTCCTCCCTCGTTGTCGAATTTTGTAAAGTTGAGGGAGGTGAAAAGATGATTAAAATAACTTTCATTGATGGAACACACATAGATGTCAATGAAGACACGGTTTTGAATGGTTATAAAGGTGTTCCTGGTAATGCGAAAGATGGAGAGTTTTATTTGGAAAACGTATACTCTGGCGCTATTGGAGATAACCCTCCGTTATTAGCAACTTCTGTTCCACCTATTGGCATTGCAGGATTCTTGTTAACATCTGACTGTTTCTCTGTAGGCATAAATACTGAAAATCCTAAGTTCTATATGACTTCTGCTGTAAAATCAGTTGAAGAGTGCTAAATTTTGAACTTGCGTGCTAGCTTTTTGGCTAGTGCGCTGTTTTCTTGGGATAGATCATCAACAATTGCTCTGATTTCTGAAACAACATTTGCAATTAAAACCATTTCTGTTTCTGGAACTTTAACGACTACCTTGTTATCATCTGCAAACTCGTAGTGAAATCTTGTAAAAGTGCTTTGAACATACTCTAGGATGTTTTTTGGTATTTCTCCGTTGATGGTTTCACCTTCCCAAAAAGGCATTAATTTAATTTCCATTTTGATTCCTCCTAATTTTTTTATTTGTCCCTAGCCTCAAGACGCGTCAACTCGTGGTATCCATGCGTTGATATACTTGAGTGCTTTATCCTTGTCGTTGCGTCTTATGTCCTTGTAGCTCCCTACTCCAAAGCGATCTTTTAAATCCCTGTAGCATTCTGCGAATAAGGATTTTCTTTCAATCGGATCACTTGTTAAGCTGTAAACCTTTTTAGCAACGCTTTTCTGTACTCTTCGTTGTTCGCCATAGTCTAAGGTGATTTGGCTATCAACCTTTGTTTCTAGTTGATCCATTCGAGTGTCTAATTTCTTGATGTTCTCGACTGATTCTATTGTTAGTTTCATGGATGCCATTAATTGTTCCTTATCACTAAGGACGCGAGGTTGTTTTAGTGTTTCTTCCATTCTGCGAAACTCTCTTATGTAGGCTTCTTTAAATTGCGCTGCTATTTTTCCTGTGTAACCCATAGCCAAGAATGTGAATCCATCTTGAGTGATTAACACTTTATCCAGCTTTCTATTTTGGTGATTCCTATATGTGGTAGGCTCAAAATTGAGCCGTCTAAATTCAACACTGCATTCCAATTCCTTAATATCCCTAAGTACGTTTTTGTGTTGCTTTTCAAACACCTCGGCAACTGTCAAACTGTCTGTTAACGCTTTTCCATTTTCGATAAACACTAAATTTTTCATTTAAACTCCTCCTGATCTCTTAGAAATTTTCTAAAACTCTCGGCTTCTGGTCGTGTTGATAAAAGTGATAATTCGTATAGTCCGTATTTGTTAAGTGCCTTCGTGGGAAAAACTTGTCCATTACCAGCTTCAATGTCTATGTAGTGCGCATAATACAGATCATCTAAAAACTTGTGACGATGTAGTATTGTTCTAACACTCTTTTTACTGCTGTATCCTAAAACATCTGCAATTTGCTGTTGTGTCATGAACATTTGGTTATGCTCATTGACGTAAAAATCAAATGTTTGTTTGTTCAACCTCCTTATACAGAGTGTTAATTTCATGTTTGCTACTCCTTTTCTTTGTCCTCTCATAGAAAACTTTTTAGTTTACTATTAGTCGACGTTAATC
This region of Bacillus carboniphilus genomic DNA includes:
- a CDS encoding Rha family transcriptional regulator yields the protein MKNLVFIENGKALTDSLTVAEVFEKQHKNVLRDIKELECSVEFRRLNFEPTTYRNHQNRKLDKVLITQDGFTFLAMGYTGKIAAQFKEAYIREFRRMEETLKQPRVLSDKEQLMASMKLTIESVENIKKLDTRMDQLETKVDSQITLDYGEQRRVQKSVAKKVYSLTSDPIERKSLFAECYRDLKDRFGVGSYKDIRRNDKDKALKYINAWIPRVDAS
- a CDS encoding BRO-N domain-containing protein, which translates into the protein MKLTLCIRRLNKQTFDFYVNEHNQMFMTQQQIADVLGYSSKKSVRTILHRHKFLDDLYYAHYIDIEAGNGQVFPTKALNKYGLYELSLLSTRPEAESFRKFLRDQEEFK